The DNA segment GGTACTCGGCGTATCGGCGGGGCATGCCGCCGTAGCCAAGCAGGATCATCGCGAAGAACGTCACGTTCGTCCCGATGAAGCTCAGCCAGAAGTGGATGAGGCCCAGCTGGCGCTGGTACATTCGGCCCGTGACCAGCGGGAACCAGTAGTAGACGGCCCCTAGGAGCGCGAACCCGATCGCGCCCATCACGATGTAGTGAAAGTGCCCGACGATGTAGTAGGTGGCGTGGAGGATCGAGTTGATGGGAATTGACGCGAGGAAGACGCCGGTGACGCCGCCGATGATGAAGTTCGAAACGAACCCGAGCATGAACAGCATCGGCACCGTCAATCTGAGACGGCCCGACCACAGCGTGGTGGTCCAGTTGAACACCTTCACCGCACTCGGCACCGCGATGGCGAGCGACACTGCCATGAACGCCGAGCGAATTCGGGGGTCGATGCCGGTCGTGAACATGTGGTGGGCCCAGACACCGAAGGAAAGCACGCTGATCGCCAGCGTCGAGTAGACGACGAACTTGAAGCCGAACAGCTTCCGGCCCGCGAACCGGGGCAGGATCAGGCTTACCAGTCCCATTGGTGGCAGCACGAGGATATAGACCTCGGGGTGGCCGAAGAACCAGAACAGGTGCTGGTAGAGGATCGGTCCGCCGCCCTCGACGGTGAAGAAGGTCGTCCCGAGGTTCCGGTCGAGCAGCAGCATGATCAGGACGCTACCCAGAAGCGGGAACGCAAAGAGGACCATCCCAGACTGGGCGAGCATCGTCCACGAGAAGATGTCCAGTCGCTCCCAGCCGACGTCTGGCGCGCGCTCGGTGAAAACCGTTGCGATGAAATTGATCGCACCCAACGTCGCGCTGATCCCCGATAGGTGCAATCCCAGTAACATGAAGTCGATTCCGAGGGCACTCTGGTTGAGAGACAACGGCGGGTACATCGTCCAACCAGTCTGGGCGGGCTCGATACCGAGTGACATCAGGACGAACGGACTCCAGATCAGTGTGCCCGCCACCGGCAGCAGCCAGAACGCGATGGCGTTGATGCGGGGAAACGCCATGTCGTCGGCGCCGATCAGAAGCGGAAGGACGTAGTTCGCGAACGCGTTGATCATTGGCGTCCCGAACAGAAAGAGCATTGTGATGCCGTGGCTCGTCATCAGTGCGTTGTAGGTCGTCACCTCCAGAAGGACCGTTTCTGGGCTGAACAACTCTGTCCGCATCAACGCGACAGAGAGACCGCCAATAACGAGTGCAATCGTAGCAAAGATACCGTAGAGAATACCGATATCCTTGTGATCGACCGTTGTCAGCCAACGGACGAGTCCGTCTGGTTTTTCTCCTGTTTCGTAACTAGTACCGTCGACTGCACGTCCACCTGCGCTGGTGAGTGGTGTATATGATCGCCAGTTCTCGAGACGGGCGATCCAACCGGCAACTATCACTAAGAGTAGTCCCATTAAGATGGTCAGCACTATTTGTTCATCTATTTGCATAGTAGGACGCTTGTTATCAATGATCATAATTGTTAGGACCAATGCCAGATTACTCTGGCAGTCTGACATCAATCGACTGATCCAGTAGCAGTATCTCCGGGGCGCAGCAGGCCTCGGGAGTTACATAACCACCGACATCGCTACAGAAAATGCACGCGGATCAGGAAAGGGTTGAACGGTTCGTTCGGGAACGCTCCTAGGAACACGAGAAGGTTGCGGCCGAGCTTTGGAAGCGGACCGGAGTCTGCCGAAGATCTACCGCATCACTACCTGCTCAGACAGAGCCCACTCTCCGCGATGTTCGTCGAATCGACCTCTGGCTCCGTCCCATGCATCAGCCAACAGCCTAGCCGTTCCTGATCTTCTCAGCTAACTGTGTTACTTCTTCGGCCTCATAGTCTGCTTTGATCAATTCCTCGAGTTTTCACACGTTCCAGTGGTCCAATTCCCACTTGTTGTGGCCGGCACAAGTGGGCTCGTCGGAACGTCACTTCAGATTGGGCCACCGTGGCTTGGATCAGTGGGAACTATCCTGTGGAGTCTGGGGGTCGGTGTGTTTATAGGGTCACTTCTCTGGACGATTCGCAGCAACCTGACTGGTTATGACACCGCAACAGGAAAAACAAATATCGAGCGACAGCCGATAGATCGCTTGGCGAACGGATTCATTCCATTCGCATTTATCTATCTGATCATTGGAACATACGAAACACTCGCGATATACACAGGCCTTCCTCTGCTTTACGATGGATATCCTCCTCGAGTAACGCACTTGCTGGGGGCAGGTACAGCCGGATTGCTGATATTTACACTCGGATTTCGACCCCTTCCTCGATTTTTGGTCGCTTCTCCACCGCGAATGCTCGTTGTACTGGTTCTGCCTGCGGGAACGCTCGGACCAATACTCCTAGCTACTCATTTCGGAGGCAATTTCTGGTTTCAGCTCGGAGCGCTCCTCGAAGCTATTGCAGTAACTGGATTCGCTATTGGAGTCGGACTTCTCTTCATCCAGTCAGAGCGCCGGCGTGTGGGGTTCTATGGTATTCTGGCCGGAGCGATCAGCGGCGTTGTCGCGGTTGTGATTGGATTATGGTTTGTGTTCAATCAGCAGTCGTCGGCACTGGTACTGGTACATCTCCGTCTGAATCCCCTCGGATTCCTCGGGCTCACGATTATCGGGATTTCGTATCAGTTCTATCCGCCGGCTGCCGGAACCGTTCGAGGAGCGTCGAATCGTACCGCACTCATTTCGATCGCTGGACTTGTGAGCGGTTTGCTCGTCCAAGTCATCGGGTTGGGCGGTAATATACCACTGCTGACGACACTAGGGCAGTTGCTAACGCTCGGCGATACACTCCTGTATGCATTCCTGATTATCACCGTATTCACTAGATAGAGATATTTCTCGTTCTAGATGAACATGCTGAATATGGCAACGGAGGTGGCGTTCTGATGAAGAGCTTAGAGAGGACTCCAGACCGGTCATCAACCGGCTCGTTGACAACCTTCAAATCATCGAACTCGAGTACATTCGTTTGGGATTGTCAATCAAGACAACTAGTTGGAGACAAATTGCCACGTTCAGCCAGAAATTACCTGAATTCCATTCTAGAGTGATTGGTTACCTGAGACCCGTTCGCCAGTCTTGATCCACTAAATGAACCTCTGATCGCAGCACGTCAGTCTTCTGGAACCTGAAAACGAGCGAAATACCCTCGCTTTTCACCGAGTCTGCGTTCGAAGACAAACCCTATCGTCTCTGCACGCTCTTGGAGCGACTCAAACCGAACCCAATGAGGATCGGGAAGGGCCTCGCCGATTATCAGTCGGCCTCCTGGCTTGAGGACACGGTATACTTCTCGTAGCGCGGACTGTTGATCGGGAATTTCACCGAGCGCGAGAACTAGGTAGACAGTATTGAATACATCATCCGAATAGGGGAGTGCCTGTGCATCGCCTTGCGTTGGGATAATATTCGAGAGTTGCTGGTCGTTTGCTCGAGTAGCAGTGTGTTCGAGCATCTCCTGCTGGAGATCAAGGATATGGAGTGTACTATCCGGTCCAAGCCATTGAGCAACGGGGAGACTATAATAGCCAGTTCCGGGTCCGATTTCGAGGATTCGCTGATGTGATTTCGGTTCAAGGAGCTCTTGCAGTTTAGACCGGGTAACAAATGGATGGGGTAAGTTTAACCAGAAGCGCTGACTGTACGGACACGCTGACGGATTTTTCCGCCACCAGACGGCGTAGGCCACGGCAGCCAGTCCCCCGATACATACGAGTCTCTTACCAATACGTGTTAGTTGCTTTTTCATGATCCGTTGAGTAGTGTACTCTCGACTACTACGTTAACGAGTGTTTCCCCGGTTGACTACTCCGACGTTGTAAGCGTTGTCTGTCTGTCTGGGATATGGATGTGATCCGGATCGACACCTAGGAAGTCTCCATCAGCTGGATTGACTACTCGACCAAGGAGGAGCCAGCCAGTCGTTCCTTCGGTTCCACACGTTATACATCGACCTGTGAATCGAGCTTCAATATTTGGGGGATCAACGCCGATCTCAGCAAATCCCTCCGCGAGAAAATCGGTTACGTGACACTCACAGAGGTCTGACCGAGCGAGTGGCCAGAGATCACTTATGCCGAGTTCGCGGTTTCCATTCACACTGAGCCAGGCACCTCGGTCGACTGTGCGAATCGACGTGGACACACTTGTAGATTCGATAGAACAGTACTGAGTGTATCGACAGATACGATACTCGCCGTTATGTTGTTCACTGAATTATTGTGTACGCTCAAAGGATGATCAGATTAGAGTCACTCTTACTGTAGAATTCTTTCTACAGGTAGAGTACCGGCTCATACTCACAGTACTTTGTTGTCATTACTCAATCGGATCGCATTACAACTATCGCATAGTGGTCGATAATAAATAGGGCTATGCACCTCCTCTGGATCTCTGTTTCTTGCCCACAGGCGAGACAAGGAATTGTTTCGTGGTCCTTGTTCGAAGGCGAATGAGAGTCAATTAGCTCCATAGAAGATGGCTCTCCGACGAAGGCAGGAACCGTTAAGTTACTGTCCACACGCAGTAGATCTCTCTTCCAACGTACACATGGGCCCCCTCCGAGTTCAACCACAGTTCAGTGAGATTTGCTTGGGTAATGTTATTTATCTCTCATAAGTATCATACTACTTGAAACGGTAGTCTATCCCGTTGATGACTGCTAGTGAACCACTGTTCGATCGGTTAGGCGGCCAAGATGCTATTGATGCTGTTGTCGATGAGTTTTATGACCGAATACTGAGCGATGAGAGAGTTGCACATCATTTCGAGGATACCAACGTGACCGAACTTCGGGCGCACCAAGCACAGTTCATTGCTGCCGTTACGGGTGGACCAGTTGAGTATGATGGTGCGGACATGCGAGAGGCTCATGAGGGAATGGGAATTACTGATGAGGAATTTGATGTTGTGGCAGACCATTTAGACGCATCTTTGGAAACATACGATGTAGCTGAAAACGACCGCCAGCAAGTTCTCACCGAGATTGAAAGCTATCGTTCCGCTATCGTTGGTGTATAGATTCCGCTATAAAAACGGGAGTCTAAGGATATTAGCTGTAATATATTTCCAACCAGTGACTGATGACTCAAATTTCTAATCCTAAAGAGTGGTTACGAAGATCGATCTTGGAGCGAGGAGATTGACGCTATTAGTGATTCCCACAAGAACTACCAGGATTACACTCTCATCTAGCATATGATTCAGTTTTACACCATCGGCCACTCCTCGCGTTCGATAGAGGAATTTCTCTCGGCGTTACAAGCACACGGGATAGATCTCGTTGTTGACGTTCGTCGCTTCCCTGGTTCCGAGCATAATCCACAGTTTAACGCGGATACCCTCACTGAAACGTTGGCGGAACACGAAATCGAGTACCGGCATCTCGAGGCACTCGGTGGCCGACGGTCAAGCCCACTAACCGATTCTCCCAACATCGGCTGGGAGAATAGTTCCTTTCAGGCCTATGCTGATCACGCACTCTGTGAGGAGTTTCAGAACGCTCTCGAAGACCTAATCGAGTTCGCTCAAGAGCACACGCCAGTGATCATGTGTGCCGAGGCAGTGTACTGGCGATGCCACCGACGGATCATCGCTGATTGGCTGATCGCCGCTGGTTACGAGGTCATGGATATCTTCGGTCCTGACCGCGCCAATGAACACGACATAACGCGATTCGCAGAAATTCACGATGGAGACGTTATTTATCCAGCAATCGATGACGGATCGTGATCTACTACGTGAAGTCTGTGTTTTCGGACGTCATGCCCGTCATCATGGAGTCTTGAGTTTATTCTCGGCATCTTCTAGATCCCGAAACGAAGGAGTACCTACTCGACCGCGACGCCGCCCAGCATGCCGTTTGAGCGATGCGGGTTACAGAAGTAGCGGTAGTTCCCCGAGTCCTCAAAGGTGTACTCGAAGGTCTCGCCCTCCTCGCTGTAGAGATCGCTCTCGAACTCGCCGTCCTCATTCTCGACGTTGTGGGCGCCGCCCTCGCCGGTCCACTCCCAGACGACGGTGGTACCGGTGTCGATCCGGATGGCTGCCGGGGAGAACCCGAACCCGTTGTCGCCCGTGCCGACGTCGACGGTCACCTCGTCCTCGCCAGTGTGGTCGGCGATCGTGCCGTCGTACTCGTTGGCGTTCGAGAGGTACTCGTCGAGTTCGTCGGGCACGTCACTGCTCCCGCCGTTGCCGTCGCCGTTCCCGCTTCCGTTTCCGTTGCCCGAACACCCGGCGGCGGCCGGCGCAAGAGCTGTGACGCCAGCAACCTTGACGAACGCGCGTCGGTTCATATCGGTCATGATGTATGTGGACGAATAGAGCCCATCACCGATAAAGGTGGCAGCGACGGCTCCGTTCCAGCCTTCTCCACTCAGTCGCCGGGCTCGGATGACGTGACGGTGACCCAAAGGAATTTCTGGGGACCGCCGTCCAACTAGTCTAGACCCTGGTCAACTACCTCAGAAGAAGAGTGCAGGTCGCTGTCGGTAGTCGCGCCGAGCAAGTTATCCAGTGCATACGGGCCGGCACCGGTAATTAGCAGTGTGGAGGCAAGGCTAAACAATCCGATATGCGCGAGTACAGGATCGTTTGGAAGAGCAAACAGCGTCAGCGTGAATACGAACAGCGCGGTCAGTGCGGACGCACGAGTGAAAAACCCAACAAATAGTGCTATCCCGAGAGCTAACTCTGAGAGTCCTGCACCCAGTACCCACAGCTCGGGTGGAATTGGCGTCACTTCGGAAAATCCGTACTGGTGGACCACACCTAATGCTAGTGATGGCGCAAGCAGCTTTTCAGCCAGTCCGAGGAACGCGAATGCGGCACCCATTCCGAGCCGAATGATCGTCGGAAGATACCGTCGGTACGGTTCCAGTCTAGTGGCTAGCCAATGGGCTATGCGATGGATCGGATCAATCGCGCCGTAAAACGTTCCGTCCGCGGCGGCAACCTGTTGGAGGGTGTGATCAGCACTCGGGCGCCCACTCCCAACAAGCGCGATCGCGATGAATCCAGGAATCCATTCCAGCGAAAACAACAATTCTGACTGTGTGAGGAGTACGAGTAGGTATACTCCCAGTCCGACTAGTGCGGCGGCGCGAGTCGCTAGTCCGAACAAGAGGAAGAATCCAAGGCCGATCTGGAACAGTCGTGATGGCACGCTACCGATAAGAGTCGGTGAAACAATTGGGGCGAAGAAGTACCCCGCAAAGCCTGCACCGATAAGCGGAAGTCCGAATCCAAGTCGGAGGAGCCACGGCACTAGATCACTATAGCTCACCATTACCTGCCGAAATACGGCAATATCATGGGTGAGTGGTCGAAGGCGCAGGTACAACACGATCACAGCAACAACCCCGATACCGCCAGCCGTGAGCGCAGCAACCACGACTGGATTCGACAACGCTTCCATGAGGAACGCAATCGGGTCACCCCGTTCTCCATCACCGACGTATTCTACGTGTCCGGCGACGACACTGGAAACCAGCGAAACGCCGAGGAGGATCGCACCGACCCGTACGGCTGACCGTGTACGACTGATATTCATGAGCTATCTCATTTGAGCCCCAGTGTTAAAAACCAGGTGCGAGAGTAGCCTTCTGTCTCACTGGAAACTGTCCGACCCAGATATTGAACGTGGAATACAAGGATCGTCCCGTCGGTGAGAAGTCCTTCGTCCGATGATTATCGTCTGATTTCACTCTCACAACTAATCTGTTGTGAGTACCGCTCGGTGGCGAGTACGCGAACAACGAGGGTCAGCTGGCTGTGCTTGAGGGTGACGACGAAGAGTAGCGGTAGACAATTGTGGTCCTCGAGCGTTCGTGTGCGTTGTCCGACCGCTTCGAGTAGGGAGACGCCGGTGGCGACGGCGATGATCACCGAACCGAAGACACTGCTAATCAACTGGAGTTCCAAGACATTCCCAACGTTGCTTGGACCGACGAGATGAGCAGAACGAACAGGAAACACATCGGGGCCGAAAAGAGAACGGCGACGATCCATCGGTTCACCATGATGAGAAACTAGTCTTCGTCCTGCTCTCGTTGGTCTACTCCTGTATTGTATCCGTGAAAAGTATCAGTTCGTCCGATTGTCTCATTTCATTTCCGTCTATATCCCTGTCACCTTGGTCTGCTGATCGTAAGACGGGGAACCCTCCTGAATCCCTTTTGTGTCTCTGCTGAGTCGCCCCATGCCTGTTTGAGGACTTCATATAAACTGTCCGTATTTCGATCGTTCGTTGTCGGAGCTACACGCAGCTATGGCGGAATTAATTGACCGTCTATGGAATTATAATTCCGAAAATAATTCAAATTCACAATCACTAAGGGCCGCGAAGGGATAGACATCGCCGATGACAGAGAACGACGAGTTGCGAGACGAACACGGAATCGAAGGGAATCCGAGACGGGGTCTGGTAATGGCGACGCTGGCCTTCTTCACTGGTCTTACCACGATCGTCTTCTACGGCGTCGCCGGGCCGACGTTTCAGGAGGCGCTCGGAATCTCGGGTGCTCTACTGGGGATTCTGCTCTCCTCGCCCCACATTAGCAAAGTAGCGCTTCGAGTGCCCTTTGGCGCGTGGGTTGATGAGATCGGTGCGAAGAAGCCACTGTTGATCCTGTTCGCGATCACCATTACGGGAATAGCCGGCTTGGTCGCTATTCTTGCCCTGTTCTATCCCGATAACTTCGGATCGCATCTCTACGTCCCTCTCCTGATCTGTGGGATCCTAGCGGGTGCTGGCGGCGCGACGTTCTCCGTGGGGATTGCCCAGACGTCCTACTGGTATCCCGAGGACAAACAGGGATTCGCGATGGGTGCCTTCGGCGGTGCCGGCAACGTCGGTCCGGGTATGATGAACTTCGCTATTCCTGTGGCAATCGGGATCGGTGGATTGACATTTGCGTACGCGGGCTGGCTTGCGTTCATGGTCGTTGCCGCGGGCCTCTATGCTCTCTATGGCGCGAATCCGTACTATTTCCAGTTTCTCAAACGAGGTCTCAACGTTGAGGAAGCGAAAAGTCGCGCCGAGGAGATGGGCCAGGAGGTCTTTCCCTCCGGAGGGACCAAGGAGTCGCTGAAGAAGTCCTCCACGAACAAGTGGACCTGGGTGCTGGTCTTTCTCTATACCGTCTCCTATGGCGGCGGGTTCACCGCCCTCTCGACGTGGTATCCGACCTACTGGAGTGCCTTCCACGGAATGACGCTCACGACGGCCGGACTACTGGCCGCGATTTTCGTTACCTACGGCTCGCTAGTCAGGATTCCCGGCGGGAGCCTCAGCGACCGCTTCGGCGGCGAGGACGTCGCCTCTGTGAGCTTCGCTATCATGGTGCTGGGTGCGGGCATCGCCACGTTTTCCGAGGCCGTGATCCCCTCCTTCGTCGGGATGATGGTGCTTGGCACCGGGATGGGCGTGGTCAACGCGGCAGTCTTCGAGCTCGTTCCCAAGTATGTTCCCGAGGCGGTCGGCGGAGCGTCGGGCTGGATCGGCGGGATCGGCGGTGCCGGGACGCTCACTGTGCTCCCGATTCTCGGTGTGTTCGTCGACGTCTACGGTGAGATCGGCTACGCGCGCGGATTCGCTGTCATCGCCGTTCTGAGTGCGATCTGTGTCGCGATCTCGATCGCGCTGAAGTTCGTCGGTCCGGACGCTTCGGCGGCCGCCGATGAGTCGGCGATGCACTGACGTTGATGGGCCGTCGAATTCGGTTAGGGCAGGTCGTTTCGACGACGAGAGACGGATGGTGAGGGGTTATCTGGCGATGGTCACTGTCATTGACGCGTTCCGGATGACCGTTTCGGCGACGCTCCCGACGACGATCCGCGAGAGTCCCGACCGGCCATGGCTGCCCATGATGATATGATCGCTGGCGTTCTCCTCGGCGTATTCGACGATCACCTCACCTGGTGTGCCAACTTCGAGCGCGGTCTGAACCGTCGCGTCGTAAGCAGCGGCCCGCTCTTGGGCTCGTTCGAACAGCTCCTCGGCCTCCTCGCGCTGGGCGTCGGTCAGGCTTTCGGCCGCGCTGCCCTGAACGCCCCCGTAGGCCAGCTCCGCTGAACTGAGAACGTTGAGCACTGTGATCTCAGCGTTCGGATTCTCCTCCAACGCCCGATTGAGCGCGGTCTCGGACTCGTCCGATCCATCGAACGGGACGAGAATCTGTTGGTCCATGTTGACGTTTATCGTTCGAACGGTAAGAGTCTAGGGCCGTAATGGTAGAGACGTGCATCAATCATTTCGGTTGACTTTTTCGGCTATCGCTTTCCCCTTTTACTGCGGCTTCTGTGTCTTGGTGTAAGTTTCCGAATGCTGTGAGACTGTTTTTCTGATTTGCTGTAAAGTCAATAGCTGACATCGTATTTCGGCCATGGCGGAGTGAGTTAAAACCGATGAGAATTGTTGCCAATGACGTTTTTTATCTATAGTGAAATGTTCCCACAGATTCCATCTCCCTTATGTGCCGGATCCCGGATTCTCAGGCCATATCAAGGGAGTTTTCAGGGCCGGAACGATTACGATCGGTGTGTCCGATCACCCGAACGTCTGTCTCGTTCACTGTCACGACCTCGGGCGTTACCTCGGCTGCTACGACTTCGACGTCGACACGCCGCGGATCGACTCGTTGGCGTCGAACGGCGCGGTCTTCGAAAATGCCTTCGCCACCGCACCCCAGTGTTCGCCGAGCCGTGCAAGCCTCCAGA comes from the Halalkalicoccus subterraneus genome and includes:
- a CDS encoding halocyanin domain-containing protein, whose amino-acid sequence is MTDMNRRAFVKVAGVTALAPAAAGCSGNGNGSGNGDGNGGSSDVPDELDEYLSNANEYDGTIADHTGEDEVTVDVGTGDNGFGFSPAAIRIDTGTTVVWEWTGEGGAHNVENEDGEFESDLYSEEGETFEYTFEDSGNYRYFCNPHRSNGMLGGVAVE
- a CDS encoding DoxX family protein yields the protein MNISRTRSAVRVGAILLGVSLVSSVVAGHVEYVGDGERGDPIAFLMEALSNPVVVAALTAGGIGVVAVIVLYLRLRPLTHDIAVFRQVMVSYSDLVPWLLRLGFGLPLIGAGFAGYFFAPIVSPTLIGSVPSRLFQIGLGFFLLFGLATRAAALVGLGVYLLVLLTQSELLFSLEWIPGFIAIALVGSGRPSADHTLQQVAAADGTFYGAIDPIHRIAHWLATRLEPYRRYLPTIIRLGMGAAFAFLGLAEKLLAPSLALGVVHQYGFSEVTPIPPELWVLGAGLSELALGIALFVGFFTRASALTALFVFTLTLFALPNDPVLAHIGLFSLASTLLITGAGPYALDNLLGATTDSDLHSSSEVVDQGLD
- a CDS encoding group I truncated hemoglobin yields the protein MTASEPLFDRLGGQDAIDAVVDEFYDRILSDERVAHHFEDTNVTELRAHQAQFIAAVTGGPVEYDGADMREAHEGMGITDEEFDVVADHLDASLETYDVAENDRQQVLTEIESYRSAIVGV
- a CDS encoding MFS transporter, with product MTENDELRDEHGIEGNPRRGLVMATLAFFTGLTTIVFYGVAGPTFQEALGISGALLGILLSSPHISKVALRVPFGAWVDEIGAKKPLLILFAITITGIAGLVAILALFYPDNFGSHLYVPLLICGILAGAGGATFSVGIAQTSYWYPEDKQGFAMGAFGGAGNVGPGMMNFAIPVAIGIGGLTFAYAGWLAFMVVAAGLYALYGANPYYFQFLKRGLNVEEAKSRAEEMGQEVFPSGGTKESLKKSSTNKWTWVLVFLYTVSYGGGFTALSTWYPTYWSAFHGMTLTTAGLLAAIFVTYGSLVRIPGGSLSDRFGGEDVASVSFAIMVLGAGIATFSEAVIPSFVGMMVLGTGMGVVNAAVFELVPKYVPEAVGGASGWIGGIGGAGTLTVLPILGVFVDVYGEIGYARGFAVIAVLSAICVAISIALKFVGPDASAAADESAMH
- a CDS encoding cbb3-type cytochrome c oxidase subunit I, producing the protein MQIDEQIVLTILMGLLLVIVAGWIARLENWRSYTPLTSAGGRAVDGTSYETGEKPDGLVRWLTTVDHKDIGILYGIFATIALVIGGLSVALMRTELFSPETVLLEVTTYNALMTSHGITMLFLFGTPMINAFANYVLPLLIGADDMAFPRINAIAFWLLPVAGTLIWSPFVLMSLGIEPAQTGWTMYPPLSLNQSALGIDFMLLGLHLSGISATLGAINFIATVFTERAPDVGWERLDIFSWTMLAQSGMVLFAFPLLGSVLIMLLLDRNLGTTFFTVEGGGPILYQHLFWFFGHPEVYILVLPPMGLVSLILPRFAGRKLFGFKFVVYSTLAISVLSFGVWAHHMFTTGIDPRIRSAFMAVSLAIAVPSAVKVFNWTTTLWSGRLRLTVPMLFMLGFVSNFIIGGVTGVFLASIPINSILHATYYIVGHFHYIVMGAIGFALLGAVYYWFPLVTGRMYQRQLGLIHFWLSFIGTNVTFFAMILLGYGGMPRRYAEYLPQYATLHQVTTIGAFLIFIGGVVFLWNIVQSSFEGQVIENGDPWQLQENGLMTNEWVWLEHKIDTSLADGGEDEVTSTNNSG
- a CDS encoding DUF488 domain-containing protein; the protein is MIQFYTIGHSSRSIEEFLSALQAHGIDLVVDVRRFPGSEHNPQFNADTLTETLAEHEIEYRHLEALGGRRSSPLTDSPNIGWENSSFQAYADHALCEEFQNALEDLIEFAQEHTPVIMCAEAVYWRCHRRIIADWLIAAGYEVMDIFGPDRANEHDITRFAEIHDGDVIYPAIDDGS
- a CDS encoding class I SAM-dependent methyltransferase codes for the protein MAYAVWWRKNPSACPYSQRFWLNLPHPFVTRSKLQELLEPKSHQRILEIGPGTGYYSLPVAQWLGPDSTLHILDLQQEMLEHTATRANDQQLSNIIPTQGDAQALPYSDDVFNTVYLVLALGEIPDQQSALREVYRVLKPGGRLIIGEALPDPHWVRFESLQERAETIGFVFERRLGEKRGYFARFQVPED
- a CDS encoding universal stress protein, producing MDQQILVPFDGSDESETALNRALEENPNAEITVLNVLSSAELAYGGVQGSAAESLTDAQREEAEELFERAQERAAAYDATVQTALEVGTPGEVIVEYAEENASDHIIMGSHGRSGLSRIVVGSVAETVIRNASMTVTIAR